The Macrococcoides canis genome has a window encoding:
- a CDS encoding peroxiredoxin → MLEKGMLLPDFKMENQHGDIITNQDLFGKKTVLYFYPRDNTPTCTTQACDFNDNLDVLNELDAQVYGVSGDSKVKHTNFINKHNLKFDLLVDEDYTFSEQLGIYRLKKSFGKESMGIVRTTIILDDDTRIIEVFDGVKVKTQMEDIKKVLQGDK, encoded by the coding sequence ATGTTAGAAAAAGGAATGCTATTGCCTGATTTTAAAATGGAGAATCAACATGGGGACATCATAACAAATCAAGATCTGTTCGGTAAGAAGACGGTGCTATACTTCTATCCGAGAGACAATACACCAACATGTACAACGCAAGCATGCGATTTCAATGATAACCTTGATGTACTTAATGAGCTGGATGCACAAGTATATGGTGTTAGTGGAGACAGTAAAGTAAAGCATACGAACTTTATTAATAAGCACAATTTGAAATTCGATCTGCTTGTCGATGAAGATTATACGTTTTCAGAACAGCTAGGTATATACAGACTGAAGAAATCATTCGGTAAAGAATCGATGGGAATTGTAAGAACAACGATTATTCTAGATGACGATACACGTATCATTGAAGTGTTTGATGGGGTTAAAGTAAAGACACAGATGGAAGATATCAAAAAGGTATTGCAAGGAGATAAATAG
- a CDS encoding glutamate-1-semialdehyde 2,1-aminomutase, with product MNFNNSEAIQKRANAAILGGVNSPSRSYKAVGGGAPVVMKRGEGAYFYDVDGNKYIDYLAAYGPIITGHAHPHITEAIKRAAENGVLYGTPTEHEVVFAEMLQEAIPSLEKVRFVNSGTEAVMTTIRVARAYTGRDKIIKFAGCYHGHSDLVLVAAGSGPSQLGTPDSAGVPKSVAQEVITVPFNDIEQFKEAFHHFGDQIAGVLVEPIVGNFGIVEPHEGFLEAVNEVAHSHGALVIYDEVITAFRFCYGGAQDMLGVKPDLTAFGKVIGGGLPIGAYGGRQDIMEHVAPLGPTYQAGTMAGNPLSMQAGIALLEVIKAEGTYEYLDKLGEMLENGINELIEKYNIKANINRLKGAMTIYFTDEKVENYEQAEATDGEAFAKFFKLMLHQGINLAPSKYEAWFITIAHTEQDIKDTLIAVENSFKQM from the coding sequence ATGAACTTTAATAATTCTGAAGCAATACAAAAACGCGCAAATGCCGCAATTCTCGGTGGTGTGAACTCTCCTTCACGTTCTTACAAGGCAGTGGGTGGCGGTGCTCCAGTAGTGATGAAACGTGGTGAAGGTGCTTACTTCTACGATGTTGATGGTAACAAATATATTGATTATCTTGCAGCATACGGTCCGATCATTACAGGACATGCGCATCCTCATATTACTGAAGCGATTAAGCGTGCAGCTGAAAATGGTGTATTATATGGTACTCCGACTGAACACGAAGTTGTGTTCGCCGAAATGTTGCAAGAAGCAATCCCATCATTAGAAAAAGTCCGCTTCGTAAACTCAGGGACTGAAGCCGTGATGACAACGATTCGTGTTGCACGTGCATATACTGGAAGAGATAAGATTATCAAATTTGCAGGATGTTATCATGGCCATTCAGATTTAGTGCTTGTAGCAGCAGGTAGCGGTCCTTCACAACTTGGTACTCCCGACTCAGCAGGCGTACCAAAAAGCGTCGCTCAAGAAGTGATCACTGTTCCGTTTAATGATATCGAACAATTTAAAGAAGCATTCCATCACTTCGGCGATCAGATTGCGGGTGTATTAGTAGAACCTATCGTCGGGAATTTCGGTATAGTTGAACCACACGAAGGATTTCTAGAAGCAGTGAATGAAGTGGCGCATAGTCACGGGGCGCTTGTTATCTATGATGAAGTTATCACTGCATTCCGCTTCTGCTACGGGGGTGCACAAGATATGCTTGGCGTTAAACCTGACTTGACCGCTTTCGGTAAAGTTATCGGTGGCGGCTTACCAATTGGTGCATATGGGGGTCGTCAAGATATTATGGAGCATGTTGCGCCTCTTGGACCAACATACCAGGCAGGTACGATGGCAGGTAATCCATTAAGTATGCAGGCAGGTATCGCACTACTTGAAGTGATTAAAGCTGAAGGAACTTATGAATATCTCGATAAACTCGGCGAGATGCTCGAGAATGGCATTAATGAACTGATTGAAAAATACAATATTAAAGCTAATATTAATCGTCTTAAAGGGGCTATGACCATCTACTTCACAGATGAAAAAGTAGAGAACTATGAACAAGCAGAAGCGACCGATGGAGAAGCTTTCGCTAAATTCTTCAAACTGATGCTGCATCAAGGAATCAACCTTGCG